The following coding sequences lie in one Moritella viscosa genomic window:
- a CDS encoding peptidase, glycoprotease family, with translation MSNILALDTSTENCSAALSINGQVLVRELESPREHTKRILPMVDSLLTEAGIKLNDLDALAFGRGPGSFTGVRIGTGIAQGLAFGADLPMLPISTLAAMAQGAHRLHNVTDVLPAIDARMGEIYFAHYKLNEVGVMTLVDKEIVITPDQLLADFNKSETAFHTLGTGWSTYAEQLADLKVAQLTVCEDIQFPSALDMLAIAAAEFELGHAVAVEDAMPVYVRDTVTWKKLPGRE, from the coding sequence ATGAGTAATATTTTAGCACTAGATACATCAACAGAAAATTGTTCTGCCGCATTGAGCATTAACGGTCAGGTATTAGTGAGAGAGCTAGAAAGTCCACGCGAGCACACTAAGCGTATATTGCCTATGGTCGATAGCTTATTGACTGAAGCTGGAATTAAATTAAACGATTTAGATGCACTGGCATTTGGTCGTGGCCCAGGTAGTTTTACCGGTGTTCGTATTGGTACGGGAATTGCGCAAGGTTTAGCATTTGGTGCTGATTTACCAATGCTACCAATTTCAACCCTGGCAGCGATGGCGCAAGGTGCTCATCGGTTACACAATGTAACTGACGTATTACCGGCAATTGATGCACGTATGGGCGAAATATATTTTGCTCATTACAAGCTCAATGAAGTGGGCGTAATGACATTAGTTGATAAGGAAATTGTAATTACGCCTGATCAACTATTAGCTGATTTTAATAAATCAGAAACTGCATTCCATACGCTCGGTACGGGTTGGTCGACTTATGCTGAACAACTTGCTGATTTAAAGGTTGCTCAACTAACAGTATGTGAAGATATACAGTTCCCAAGTGCATTGGATATGCTGGCTATTGCAGCGGCTGAGTTTGAACTGGGTCACGCGGTTGCAGTCGAAGATGCTATGCCTGTTTACGTTCGCGATACAGTAACCTGGAAAAAACTACCGGGTAGAGAGTAA
- a CDS encoding putative ATP-dependent helicase, giving the protein MIEQYFLSGGALAKVIDGYTARQPQIDMAKAINLVITNKGNLIVEAETGTGKTFAYLIPALINDKTTIISTGSKNLQEQLFNRDLPFIIDALNSKAKTALLKGRNNYLCTERLTRLGRETQYQNQTILSDYVKVKGWSNITISGDMSSVPGLKDDAEILPLVTSTNDNCLGRDCPDYEDCFLVKARRKALEADVVVVNHHLYFADLNVKDSGFGRLLPDADVIVFDEAHQVPDIASEYFGKSITSKQIQALCKDVQYLGRTDLKDSIQVTKAANGLANATQDLRLSFSMEAGRGNWRHLFTQQAVMKTIIRFQDQLDFIYEVIKLNLGRTELVDQCFDRVVEIKATFQQIMAVNNTGESYWYECTKRNFTLNITPLNIAERFSAEQEKSKSAWIFTSATLAVDNCFSHYRQQMGLADAEELILASPFDYQSQAMLCVPRNIPEPNDPNIARILVEKLAPIIIANKGRCFFLCTSHYMIRQVASLLQQQLSMPIFVQGQDNKQVLLDQFIEHGNALLIGTYSFWEGIDVRGQTLSCVIIDKLPFASPDDPLLQARIEDCQRKGEDPFSALQIPKAVINLKQGVGRLIRDVKDTGCVIICDTRIVSRGYGATFINSLPDMPRTRDINSVLSFIKKTNN; this is encoded by the coding sequence GTGATAGAGCAATATTTTTTATCGGGTGGCGCTTTAGCCAAGGTCATCGATGGCTATACCGCTCGTCAACCACAAATAGATATGGCAAAAGCCATTAATTTAGTGATCACAAACAAGGGTAATTTAATTGTTGAAGCTGAAACGGGGACCGGTAAAACGTTTGCCTACCTAATACCAGCATTGATTAATGATAAAACAACAATTATCAGTACTGGTAGTAAAAATCTTCAAGAGCAATTATTCAATCGCGATTTACCCTTTATTATTGATGCATTAAACAGTAAGGCAAAAACGGCGTTACTCAAAGGTCGAAATAACTACCTATGTACGGAACGATTAACGCGGTTAGGGCGAGAAACTCAATATCAAAATCAAACGATATTAAGTGATTATGTCAAAGTAAAGGGTTGGTCCAATATCACTATTAGTGGTGATATGAGCTCAGTACCCGGTCTTAAAGACGATGCAGAGATCTTACCCTTAGTCACATCCACCAATGATAATTGCTTAGGGCGAGATTGTCCTGATTATGAAGATTGTTTTTTAGTAAAAGCTCGCCGTAAGGCGCTTGAGGCGGATGTCGTGGTTGTTAACCACCATTTATACTTTGCTGATTTGAATGTTAAAGACTCAGGGTTTGGTCGACTATTACCAGACGCAGATGTGATTGTTTTTGATGAAGCTCATCAAGTACCAGACATTGCTTCAGAATATTTTGGTAAAAGTATCACCAGTAAGCAGATACAAGCGCTATGTAAAGACGTGCAGTATTTGGGGCGAACAGATCTTAAGGACTCAATACAAGTAACTAAAGCCGCGAATGGTTTAGCGAATGCTACGCAAGATTTAAGATTGAGTTTTTCGATGGAAGCTGGACGTGGCAATTGGCGGCATTTATTCACTCAACAAGCGGTAATGAAAACAATCATACGTTTTCAAGATCAACTCGATTTCATATATGAAGTGATCAAGCTTAATCTTGGTCGAACAGAACTTGTCGATCAATGCTTTGATCGTGTTGTGGAAATTAAAGCAACATTTCAACAAATAATGGCGGTTAATAATACTGGCGAGAGCTATTGGTACGAATGCACGAAGCGAAACTTTACTTTAAATATAACGCCACTTAATATTGCAGAACGGTTTAGCGCTGAACAAGAAAAAAGTAAATCAGCTTGGATTTTTACTTCTGCGACATTAGCGGTCGATAATTGTTTCTCACATTATCGCCAACAAATGGGATTAGCAGATGCTGAAGAGTTAATTCTGGCAAGCCCATTTGATTATCAAAGCCAGGCAATGTTGTGTGTACCGCGTAATATACCTGAGCCAAATGATCCAAATATAGCCCGTATACTGGTTGAAAAATTAGCACCCATTATTATAGCCAACAAAGGTCGCTGTTTTTTCTTATGTACAAGTCATTACATGATTAGACAAGTAGCGAGTTTATTGCAACAACAGCTAAGTATGCCGATTTTTGTTCAGGGACAAGATAATAAACAAGTCTTACTCGACCAATTTATTGAACACGGTAATGCGTTACTTATTGGGACATACTCGTTCTGGGAAGGTATCGATGTACGTGGGCAAACTTTAAGCTGTGTTATCATTGATAAATTGCCTTTTGCATCACCCGATGACCCTCTTTTACAAGCGCGTATCGAAGATTGCCAGCGTAAAGGTGAAGATCCTTTCTCTGCATTGCAAATACCAAAGGCTGTCATTAATTTAAAGCAAGGGGTGGGGCGTTTAATCCGTGATGTCAAAGACACAGGGTGTGTTATTATTTGTGATACACGTATCGTTTCTCGTGGATATGGGGCTACGTTTATCAATAGCTTACCTGATATGCCACGAACCAGAGATATAAATAGCGTTTTATCTTTTATTAAGAAAACTAACAATTAG
- the purC gene encoding phosphoribosylaminoimidazole-succinocarboxamide synthase: MNLADKVLAVNNDLPIRTDKPVHSGKVRSVYWLTEADSRRLIEEKGYDVAADAPLAIMVISDRISAFECIWHGEGGMRGVPGKGAALNAISNHWFKSFRENGLADSHILDIPHPFIWIVQKARPVMIEAICRQYITGSMWRAYSQGERNFCGIELPEGLTKDQKLPELLITPSTKGILEDIPGVPAVDDVNITRKNISDNYKAFNFKSPDDITYYEKLLKEGFNVISNALADVDQVFVDTKFEFGYVTDSKGQDKLIYMDEVGTPDSSRIWDAAAFREGDVIENSKEGFRQLLLNHFPEPDILLNKNRMDERLALAEHNVLPTSVLMSVSETYLNIAEKITGEKIILSDNPKAEIIEILRNDYNLID; this comes from the coding sequence ATGAATCTTGCTGATAAAGTATTAGCTGTAAACAATGATTTACCGATCCGTACAGATAAGCCTGTTCATAGCGGTAAAGTGCGTTCTGTTTATTGGTTAACTGAAGCTGACAGTCGTCGCCTAATCGAAGAAAAAGGTTACGATGTAGCGGCGGATGCACCTCTTGCAATTATGGTTATTAGTGACCGTATTTCTGCATTTGAATGCATTTGGCACGGTGAAGGAGGCATGCGCGGTGTACCTGGGAAAGGTGCTGCGTTAAACGCAATTTCAAACCATTGGTTTAAGTCTTTCCGTGAAAACGGTTTAGCTGATAGTCATATTCTTGATATCCCTCACCCATTCATTTGGATCGTTCAAAAAGCAAGACCAGTAATGATTGAAGCAATTTGCCGCCAATACATCACTGGTTCTATGTGGCGCGCTTATAGCCAAGGCGAACGTAATTTCTGTGGTATTGAACTACCTGAAGGTCTAACTAAAGACCAAAAATTACCAGAGCTACTCATTACACCGTCGACTAAAGGTATTTTAGAAGACATACCAGGTGTTCCAGCTGTCGATGATGTTAACATTACTCGCAAAAATATTTCAGATAACTACAAAGCATTTAACTTTAAATCTCCTGATGACATTACTTACTACGAAAAGTTACTAAAAGAAGGCTTTAACGTAATCAGTAATGCATTAGCGGATGTTGATCAAGTATTTGTCGATACTAAATTCGAATTTGGCTATGTGACAGACAGTAAAGGTCAAGACAAGCTTATCTATATGGATGAAGTTGGTACACCAGATTCATCGCGTATTTGGGATGCAGCAGCTTTCCGTGAAGGTGATGTGATTGAAAACTCAAAAGAAGGTTTCCGTCAGTTATTACTTAACCACTTCCCTGAACCGGATATTTTACTCAATAAAAACAGAATGGATGAACGTTTAGCGCTTGCTGAACATAATGTATTACCGACATCAGTATTAATGTCTGTTTCTGAAACGTATCTAAATATTGCAGAAAAGATCACTGGCGAAAAGATTATTTTATCTGATAATCCAAAAGCTGAAATTATTGAAATATTACGTAACGATTATAATCTTATCGACTAA
- a CDS encoding hydrogenase nickel incorporation protein HypB — MDSFKIIEIKEGIFANNSKQADSLRIELKQKNNLLINLMSSPGSGKTTTLVATINKLKSEINIGVMEADIDSDVDAQTIAKTGVKVIQLHTGGMCHLDAEMTMQGIQELDAEGLDLTILENVGNLVCPAEFDTGAAKNVMILSVPEGDDKPLKYPLMFSICDVLLINKIDAMGFFDFDLEAAIERVKKLNPNIKVFPISAKTGDGIEDWTSWLRNEVNDWKK; from the coding sequence ATGGATAGCTTTAAAATTATAGAAATAAAAGAAGGCATTTTTGCCAACAATAGCAAACAAGCAGATTCTTTACGAATTGAATTAAAACAGAAAAATAATTTACTAATAAACTTAATGTCATCTCCGGGATCAGGCAAAACAACAACCTTAGTTGCTACGATTAATAAACTTAAAAGTGAAATTAATATTGGTGTTATGGAAGCAGATATTGATTCAGATGTTGATGCTCAAACGATTGCTAAAACTGGCGTCAAAGTGATCCAGTTACACACTGGTGGAATGTGCCATCTCGATGCAGAAATGACGATGCAAGGGATACAAGAACTCGATGCGGAAGGGCTTGATTTAACGATTCTAGAAAATGTCGGTAATTTAGTTTGCCCTGCCGAATTTGACACTGGCGCGGCCAAAAATGTAATGATTCTAAGTGTCCCGGAAGGTGACGATAAACCACTTAAGTACCCTCTCATGTTCTCTATCTGCGACGTACTCCTTATTAATAAAATAGATGCTATGGGTTTCTTTGATTTTGACTTAGAAGCGGCAATTGAACGTGTGAAAAAATTAAATCCAAATATTAAAGTATTTCCAATTTCAGCTAAAACTGGCGACGGTATTGAAGACTGGACTAGCTGGCTTCGCAATGAAGTAAACGATTGGAAAAAATAA
- a CDS encoding pyridine nucleotide-disulphide oxidoreductase — MGKDKVLDLANKISRVKRGSRAGITFDDPEYKIYSPWMSEDVAEVTLCLKLREKMSASDVAAACGRPVEEVAILLWESAVGGAAFINNVDGVDMYWVDIWVPGHMEMVVNNKELIKKYPELGAAFDAFGKKKGPLAAGNIPVGSGPMRVIPIETSIDGETRNASYEEVSKYLNNNDVFSLSDCACRTSREAMNEGCGHLKEDICIQMGHAAEYYIRTGRGREISRDDAIEVIKKAEDNGLMHSIPNLDGSGKTHAICNCCGCGCFAMRLAEQWQNPDMVRSNYTVKIDKEKCVACGECVEVCPTNAVKLGQKLCSLNPTAEKERELPHNTEWGEDKFNPDYRENKQMVDEGGTAPCKAGCPAHIGVQGYIKLASQGQYTEALKLIKMENPFPAVCGRICPKFCEDDCTRCDIDGAVAVDDIKKFIAQQDMDAEKRYIPESKNDYDKKIAVIGGGPAGLSCAYYLTIEGYKVTVFEKQHALGGMLTLGIPSYRLEKDVINAEIDVLKEMGVEFKTGVEIGKDISLAELRKQDYNAFYIAIGAQAGRSLGLDGENAEGVITGVEFLRHVNLGESTDVKGNVIVIGGGNVAIDVARTATRVGAAQVDMFCLESRENMPAHAEEVQEALDEDINVNNSWGPKRIVTENNCVVGVEFRKCISVLDENGRFNPRYDENNTKIVNADHVLLSVGQAMDWGNILENSNIALNPNQTIPADATTYQTDEPDVFAGGDVVTGPRFAIDAIAHGKEGAISIHRYVQNGQSLVLGRIRRDYRAFDKTNLNLDGFDASPRQSIAHVDGQKSKTTFHDLRETFTEDQVKLETERCLGCGLAVADEFMCVGCGACTTKCRFDAISLVRTNNAEGVDLKDAKKIIIKHALKRKVRVAVNKPVKKIKALFAKY; from the coding sequence ATGGGAAAAGACAAAGTTTTAGATCTTGCCAACAAGATCAGTCGTGTTAAACGTGGTTCAAGAGCAGGTATTACGTTTGACGATCCAGAATATAAGATTTATAGCCCTTGGATGTCTGAAGATGTAGCTGAAGTTACTCTTTGCTTAAAATTACGTGAAAAAATGAGCGCATCCGACGTTGCAGCCGCTTGTGGTCGACCCGTAGAAGAAGTGGCGATACTACTTTGGGAATCTGCAGTTGGTGGGGCTGCATTTATAAATAATGTCGATGGTGTGGACATGTACTGGGTTGATATCTGGGTACCTGGCCACATGGAAATGGTTGTTAATAATAAGGAACTTATTAAAAAGTATCCAGAACTTGGTGCCGCGTTTGATGCTTTCGGTAAGAAAAAAGGTCCTTTAGCAGCGGGGAATATTCCCGTTGGATCCGGTCCAATGCGCGTAATTCCAATCGAAACCTCGATTGACGGAGAAACAAGAAATGCCTCTTATGAAGAAGTGTCTAAATACTTAAATAATAATGACGTATTTTCACTTTCTGATTGCGCATGCCGTACATCTAGAGAAGCGATGAATGAAGGTTGCGGACACCTTAAAGAAGATATCTGTATCCAAATGGGTCATGCCGCAGAATATTACATCCGTACAGGTCGCGGACGAGAAATTTCACGTGATGATGCCATCGAAGTAATCAAAAAAGCTGAAGACAATGGCTTGATGCACAGCATCCCCAATTTAGATGGTTCAGGTAAGACACACGCGATTTGTAATTGCTGTGGTTGCGGTTGTTTTGCAATGAGACTTGCCGAACAGTGGCAAAATCCAGATATGGTGAGATCTAACTATACGGTGAAAATTGATAAAGAAAAATGTGTTGCTTGTGGTGAATGCGTTGAAGTATGCCCTACAAATGCGGTCAAACTTGGCCAGAAACTGTGTTCTCTCAACCCGACTGCAGAAAAAGAACGAGAGCTTCCACACAACACAGAATGGGGTGAAGATAAATTTAACCCTGATTATCGAGAAAACAAACAAATGGTTGATGAAGGCGGTACTGCACCTTGTAAGGCAGGCTGCCCGGCACACATAGGTGTACAAGGTTACATCAAACTCGCATCACAGGGCCAATATACTGAAGCCTTAAAATTGATTAAAATGGAAAATCCATTCCCAGCCGTATGCGGCCGTATCTGCCCAAAATTCTGTGAAGATGATTGTACACGGTGTGATATTGATGGCGCTGTTGCGGTCGATGATATTAAAAAATTCATAGCACAACAGGATATGGATGCAGAAAAACGTTATATCCCTGAAAGTAAGAATGATTACGATAAAAAAATTGCGGTTATTGGCGGCGGTCCTGCAGGCCTATCTTGTGCTTATTACCTTACAATCGAAGGCTACAAGGTCACTGTGTTTGAAAAACAACATGCGTTAGGTGGCATGTTAACGCTGGGGATCCCGTCTTATCGTTTAGAAAAAGACGTGATCAATGCCGAAATTGATGTGCTAAAAGAAATGGGTGTTGAATTTAAAACAGGTGTAGAGATAGGTAAAGACATCTCACTTGCTGAGTTGAGAAAACAAGATTACAACGCATTCTACATCGCAATTGGAGCTCAAGCAGGTCGTTCACTTGGTCTTGATGGCGAAAATGCAGAAGGTGTAATTACTGGTGTTGAATTCTTACGCCACGTTAATCTGGGTGAAAGTACCGACGTTAAAGGCAATGTGATTGTCATCGGTGGTGGTAACGTTGCTATCGACGTCGCCAGAACTGCAACGCGCGTTGGCGCAGCACAAGTGGATATGTTCTGCCTTGAAAGCCGTGAAAACATGCCAGCTCATGCAGAAGAAGTACAAGAAGCCTTGGATGAAGATATTAACGTGAACAACTCTTGGGGTCCAAAGCGTATTGTAACGGAAAACAATTGTGTTGTTGGCGTTGAATTCAGAAAATGTATTTCTGTTTTAGATGAAAACGGTCGATTTAATCCACGTTATGACGAAAATAACACAAAAATTGTTAATGCAGACCACGTACTACTTTCAGTCGGTCAAGCAATGGATTGGGGCAACATTCTTGAAAACAGTAATATTGCATTAAATCCAAATCAAACAATTCCTGCGGATGCAACGACCTATCAAACTGACGAACCCGATGTATTTGCTGGCGGTGATGTGGTGACAGGTCCCCGCTTTGCAATTGATGCTATCGCACATGGTAAAGAAGGTGCTATTTCCATTCACCGTTACGTTCAAAATGGCCAAAGTTTAGTGCTCGGTCGAATTAGACGTGATTATCGTGCTTTTGATAAAACAAACCTTAATCTAGACGGATTTGATGCATCACCAAGACAAAGTATTGCCCACGTGGACGGACAGAAGTCAAAAACAACCTTCCATGACCTACGCGAAACATTCACCGAGGATCAGGTCAAGTTAGAAACAGAGCGTTGCCTTGGTTGTGGTTTGGCAGTAGCAGATGAATTTATGTGTGTTGGTTGTGGTGCATGTACCACAAAATGTCGATTTGATGCAATCTCACTTGTTAGAACGAATAATGCCGAAGGTGTTGATCTAAAAGATGCCAAGAAAATTATTATTAAACATGCATTAAAACGTAAGGTACGTGTCGCTGTAAACAAACCGGTTAAAAAAATCAAAGCGTTATTCGCAAAGTATTAA
- a CDS encoding hydrogenase nickel incorporation protein HypA codes for MHELGVVFEVVKTVKNAVKINGLTKVDTIVLQIGELSSMIPKYVEACYPAAIDGTQFEKTKLKIEIIPANAICNACNHVFNIIKNHSECPKCESKEWGLLTGKEFTIKEIVAC; via the coding sequence TTGCATGAATTAGGCGTTGTCTTTGAGGTTGTAAAAACAGTAAAAAACGCAGTGAAAATCAATGGGCTAACGAAGGTCGATACAATAGTGCTACAAATTGGCGAGCTTTCGTCAATGATCCCAAAATACGTTGAAGCTTGTTATCCCGCGGCCATCGACGGTACACAGTTTGAAAAAACAAAATTGAAAATAGAAATAATACCAGCTAATGCTATTTGCAATGCTTGTAATCATGTTTTTAATATTATTAAAAACCATTCTGAATGTCCGAAATGTGAAAGCAAAGAATGGGGCCTATTAACCGGTAAAGAGTTTACAATAAAAGAAATTGTTGCTTGCTAA
- a CDS encoding FAD dependent oxidoreductase, which yields MLRLTDVKLPLDHDDQAINEYILQRLSLQPEQLIEYTVFRRGYDARKRDVIILMYTLDITLADSVDEQTLLAKFEKDQHVRITPDMEYKFVAEKTEELEQRPVVIGFGPCGLFTALILAQMGLKPIVLERGKEVRERTKDTFGFWRKRELNPESNVQFGEGGAGTFSDGKLYSQVKDPKFHARKILTEFVKAGAPEEIMYLSKPHIGTFKLVTMIERMRKDIIALGGEIRFSARVDDILIENDQVTGVELAGGEIIETNHVSLAIGHSARDTFEMLQNRGVYLEAKPFSIGFRIEHKQSAIDDARFGKNAGNPLLGSADYKLVHHCKNGRSVYSFCMCPGGTVVAATSEEGHVVTNGMSQYSRNEMNANSAIVVGITPEDYPGNPLAGIDLQRKWEKNAFVIGGSNYDAPGQTVGDFLTGRGEGEFGDVVPSYKPGLKFTDLSKTLPPFAVAAIREAIPAFEKKIKGFSAKDATLTGVETRTSSPVSIKRGRDFQSISTKGLYPAGEGAGYAGGILSAGIDGIKVAEAMALSMLEKDA from the coding sequence ATGTTACGTTTAACCGATGTAAAACTTCCGCTAGATCATGATGATCAAGCTATTAATGAATATATTTTACAGAGATTGTCACTTCAACCTGAGCAATTGATTGAATATACTGTTTTTCGTCGTGGTTATGATGCACGTAAACGTGATGTGATTATCTTAATGTACACATTAGATATTACGTTGGCTGATAGCGTAGATGAGCAAACGCTTCTGGCTAAGTTTGAAAAAGATCAACATGTTCGTATTACTCCTGATATGGAATATAAATTTGTTGCTGAAAAAACAGAAGAGCTAGAGCAGCGTCCTGTTGTGATAGGCTTTGGCCCATGTGGTTTATTTACTGCATTAATTCTTGCTCAAATGGGATTAAAACCAATTGTACTTGAACGTGGCAAAGAAGTTCGTGAAAGAACGAAGGATACATTCGGATTTTGGCGTAAGCGTGAATTAAACCCTGAATCAAATGTTCAGTTTGGTGAAGGCGGGGCGGGCACATTTTCAGACGGTAAATTGTATAGCCAAGTTAAAGATCCTAAATTTCATGCGCGTAAGATTTTAACTGAATTTGTTAAAGCGGGTGCGCCTGAAGAGATCATGTATTTAAGTAAGCCACATATTGGTACTTTTAAACTGGTTACTATGATTGAGCGCATGCGAAAAGATATCATTGCGTTAGGCGGTGAAATTCGTTTTAGTGCACGTGTGGATGATATTTTAATTGAAAATGATCAAGTTACAGGCGTTGAACTTGCTGGTGGTGAAATTATTGAAACAAACCATGTTTCTCTGGCGATTGGCCACAGTGCGCGTGATACATTCGAAATGTTACAAAACCGTGGTGTTTACCTCGAAGCGAAGCCTTTCTCAATCGGTTTCCGAATTGAACACAAACAATCAGCCATTGATGACGCACGTTTTGGTAAAAATGCCGGTAACCCATTACTCGGTTCAGCTGATTATAAACTTGTTCATCATTGTAAGAATGGCCGTTCAGTTTATAGCTTCTGCATGTGTCCAGGCGGCACTGTTGTTGCTGCAACGTCAGAAGAGGGTCACGTTGTTACCAATGGCATGAGCCAATATTCACGAAATGAAATGAATGCTAACAGCGCTATCGTTGTTGGCATCACACCAGAAGATTACCCAGGTAACCCATTGGCTGGTATAGACTTACAGCGTAAGTGGGAAAAAAATGCATTCGTTATCGGTGGTAGCAACTACGATGCTCCTGGACAAACTGTAGGTGACTTCCTTACTGGTCGTGGCGAAGGTGAGTTTGGTGATGTGGTTCCTTCATACAAACCAGGTCTTAAATTTACAGACTTAAGCAAAACACTTCCTCCGTTTGCTGTTGCAGCTATTCGTGAAGCTATTCCTGCTTTTGAAAAGAAAATTAAAGGTTTCTCTGCGAAAGACGCAACACTAACGGGTGTTGAAACACGTACATCATCGCCTGTAAGTATTAAACGTGGTCGTGATTTCCAAAGTATTAGCACGAAAGGTTTATACCCTGCAGGTGAAGGTGCAGGTTATGCTGGTGGCATTTTATCTGCTGGGATTGACGGTATCAAAGTAGCTGAAGCAATGGCATTATCAATGCTTGAGAAAGATGCTTAA
- the fdxA gene encoding ferredoxin-1: protein MAFVVTENCIKCKHGDCVPVCPADAFHEGPNFLVINPIACIDCGLCVPECPVDAIFQEDEVPEDQEVFIELNEELSELWPVITDKCEPPADADDWDGVENKLSLLER, encoded by the coding sequence ATGGCTTTTGTCGTAACCGAAAACTGTATTAAATGTAAACATGGTGATTGTGTCCCTGTATGTCCTGCCGATGCCTTTCATGAAGGACCAAACTTTTTAGTCATAAATCCAATAGCCTGTATTGATTGTGGACTTTGCGTGCCAGAATGTCCTGTTGATGCAATTTTCCAAGAAGATGAAGTACCTGAAGATCAAGAGGTATTTATCGAATTAAATGAAGAGCTCTCTGAATTATGGCCTGTAATCACGGATAAATGCGAGCCACCAGCAGATGCTGACGACTGGGATGGAGTCGAAAATAAGCTGTCCTTACTCGAGCGTTAA
- a CDS encoding putative uncharacterized protein (No significant database matches), which produces MADIYKSDSGYSKMVGVFETAHSTSYSGKWGKVYKDSTEVGQCESQSTTGYSAKWHKIYDVFGEEIGRYECASSTSYSAKWGKVYKGNDPHFLQEVGVIKNAKDDDEALQTAAAALLLGLLD; this is translated from the coding sequence ATGGCTGATATTTACAAAAGTGATTCAGGTTACTCAAAAATGGTTGGGGTCTTTGAAACTGCACACTCTACTAGTTACAGTGGCAAATGGGGAAAAGTATACAAAGATTCAACCGAAGTTGGACAATGCGAAAGTCAATCAACAACAGGTTACAGTGCTAAATGGCACAAAATTTATGATGTTTTTGGAGAAGAAATAGGTCGATACGAATGTGCGAGCTCTACTAGCTATAGTGCTAAATGGGGCAAGGTGTATAAAGGTAATGATCCACATTTTTTACAAGAAGTCGGTGTAATTAAAAACGCCAAAGATGATGATGAAGCTTTACAAACAGCAGCAGCGGCCTTGTTATTAGGTCTTCTAGATTGA
- a CDS encoding acetyltransferase, GNAT family, which yields MKITDNPTEEGIRIISSNVREYNLEFMPNDFIELAVFERDSQGVLIAGLTAKTYWERLDIDYLWVSSEHRGKGIARELLLKAEEEAIHRGCKYAQLDTFDFQAKEFYEKLGYEIFGKLDGYKNGHKRFYLKKCLKFT from the coding sequence TTGAAAATCACAGACAATCCAACAGAAGAAGGTATACGTATAATTAGTTCGAATGTAAGGGAGTATAACCTAGAGTTTATGCCAAATGATTTCATTGAGTTGGCTGTATTTGAACGAGATAGTCAGGGAGTATTAATTGCGGGGTTAACTGCAAAGACATATTGGGAAAGGCTTGATATTGATTATTTGTGGGTGTCCTCCGAGCATAGGGGTAAAGGTATTGCCCGAGAGTTACTTTTAAAGGCCGAAGAAGAGGCTATTCACCGTGGTTGTAAATACGCTCAACTTGATACCTTCGATTTTCAGGCTAAAGAGTTTTATGAAAAGTTAGGATATGAAATTTTTGGTAAGCTTGATGGTTATAAAAACGGACATAAGAGATTTTATTTGAAAAAGTGTCTAAAGTTTACTTAA
- a CDS encoding putative MSHA pilin protein MshA, translating into MTQAVDSKGFTLVELLIVIIILGVLASVALTKFVNLTDSARTASFKGLTGALHAAADMAYLKQRVNGKQPNDSIVIDGTTISMINGYPSPKSMRGLVLASGGRWELENPDNSSSWSGADDYAEYMWVASDGTYSRTCRAYYYIDTTMTKYIVEIDESGC; encoded by the coding sequence ATGACTCAAGCCGTAGACTCTAAAGGTTTCACTCTTGTCGAGTTGCTTATTGTGATTATTATTTTAGGGGTTTTGGCATCTGTGGCGCTCACCAAGTTCGTTAATCTGACAGATTCAGCACGTACAGCCTCATTTAAAGGCTTAACAGGGGCATTACATGCTGCTGCAGATATGGCCTATCTCAAGCAGCGTGTAAATGGTAAGCAACCCAATGATTCCATTGTGATAGACGGTACTACAATAAGCATGATTAATGGCTACCCCTCTCCTAAAAGCATGCGGGGCTTAGTTCTTGCTTCGGGTGGCAGATGGGAATTGGAAAACCCGGATAATTCAAGTTCTTGGAGTGGGGCGGATGATTACGCTGAATATATGTGGGTTGCATCTGACGGAACTTACAGCAGAACGTGCCGTGCCTACTATTACATAGATACGACTATGACCAAGTATATAGTTGAGATTGACGAGTCGGGTTGCTAA